The following proteins come from a genomic window of Myxococcota bacterium:
- a CDS encoding 5-formyltetrahydrofolate cyclo-ligase, which produces MDSVARAKRELRLAMRARALPAPGSVARVEAGLAAAGSVASLPAFERAETIALFASIGREIATRPLFERARAADKRTLFPRIVRDAHGPSAHIELAPIDAWDEFVIGELGVPSPPPGARTYTLDEVGLVIVPGLAFDAAGGRLGRGGGFYDRLLGRDPVPFTCGLAYAAQLVDAVPMAAWDVRVRAVATERGCVIAAGAQAIGDRCGEESGRA; this is translated from the coding sequence ATGGACTCCGTCGCACGCGCGAAGCGCGAGCTGCGGCTCGCGATGCGCGCGCGCGCGCTTCCCGCGCCGGGCTCGGTCGCCCGCGTCGAAGCGGGTCTCGCGGCAGCGGGCTCGGTGGCATCGCTGCCGGCCTTCGAGCGCGCGGAGACGATCGCGCTGTTCGCGTCGATCGGGCGCGAGATCGCGACGCGCCCGCTCTTCGAGCGGGCGCGCGCGGCCGACAAGCGCACTCTCTTCCCTCGGATCGTCCGCGACGCGCACGGCCCGTCCGCGCACATCGAGCTCGCGCCGATCGATGCCTGGGACGAGTTCGTGATCGGCGAGCTCGGTGTTCCGTCGCCACCGCCAGGCGCGCGGACGTACACGCTCGACGAGGTCGGGCTCGTGATCGTGCCGGGGCTGGCCTTCGACGCCGCGGGCGGGCGCCTGGGCCGCGGCGGCGGATTCTACGATCGGCTCCTCGGCCGCGATCCGGTCCCGTTCACCTGTGGGCTGGCCTACGCTGCGCAGCTCGTCGACGCGGTGCCGATGGCGGCGTGGGACGTGCGCGTGCGCGCCGTCGCGACGGAGCGAGGCTGCGTGATCGCGGCCGGCGCGCAGGCCATCGGCGACCGGTGCGGCGAGGAGAGCGGACGGGCATGA
- a CDS encoding phosphopantetheine-binding protein has product MTQASPMTAEHILDLIRKIMAREFDLDAQRVLPTSTLEDLDLDSIDAVDLAIAVEEELGYRFTTDDMERFETLADVVDVIARSRAGGAAG; this is encoded by the coding sequence ATGACGCAGGCGAGCCCGATGACGGCGGAGCACATCCTCGACCTGATCCGGAAGATCATGGCTCGGGAGTTCGACCTCGACGCGCAGCGGGTGCTGCCCACCTCCACGCTCGAGGACCTCGACCTCGACAGCATCGATGCCGTCGACCTCGCGATCGCGGTGGAGGAGGAGCTCGGCTACCGATTCACCACCGACGACATGGAGCGCTTCGAGACGCTCGCCGACGTCGTCGACGTCATCGCGCGCTCGCGGGCGGGTGGGGCCGCCGGGTAG
- the tyrS gene encoding tyrosine--tRNA ligase: MSGGVKAEVERQMAEIRRGCVEIYGEDELRERLAESVTENRPLRVKLGMDPSSPDLHLGHTVVLRKLRTFQELGHLPIFLIGDFTARIGDPSGRKKTRPALSSEQVAENARTYVDQVARLLDVERAEVRFNSEWMDRLTPTDFIRLCSTQTVARLLERDDFAKRYAAGEPISVHEFLYPFVQGYDSVALEADVELGGTDQTFNLLMGRDLQRHYGQRTQAVLTFPLLVGTDGKEKMSKSLGNCVGITDEPADVFGKIMSISDECMLDYVGILSLGEWPEVEAGAAEQRAGRGAPMELKQALAGRVVERLHGRDAAVDAREHFRRVVQSRGVPEDVPETRLPLGGGPDLGLLEVLEAVGLASSRSDARRLVQQGAVHVDGEPQRDAHARLGPGPYLLRAGKRRYARVWLD; encoded by the coding sequence ATGAGCGGCGGTGTGAAGGCCGAGGTCGAGCGGCAGATGGCGGAGATCCGGCGCGGGTGCGTCGAGATCTACGGCGAGGACGAGCTGCGCGAGCGGCTGGCCGAGTCCGTGACCGAGAATCGTCCGCTCCGCGTCAAGCTCGGCATGGATCCGTCGTCGCCGGACCTCCACCTCGGCCACACGGTCGTGCTCCGAAAGCTGCGCACGTTCCAGGAGCTGGGGCACCTGCCGATCTTCCTGATCGGCGACTTCACTGCGCGGATCGGCGATCCGTCGGGACGGAAGAAGACGCGGCCCGCGCTGTCGAGCGAGCAGGTCGCCGAGAACGCGCGCACCTACGTGGACCAGGTGGCGCGCCTCCTCGACGTCGAGCGCGCCGAGGTGCGGTTCAACAGCGAGTGGATGGATCGGCTGACTCCCACGGACTTCATCCGCCTCTGCTCGACGCAGACGGTGGCGCGCCTGCTCGAGCGGGACGACTTCGCAAAGCGCTATGCGGCCGGAGAGCCTATCTCCGTGCACGAGTTCCTGTACCCGTTCGTGCAGGGATACGACTCGGTCGCGCTCGAAGCCGACGTCGAGCTCGGCGGAACCGATCAGACGTTCAACCTGCTCATGGGGCGGGATCTGCAACGCCACTACGGACAGCGCACACAGGCGGTGCTCACGTTTCCGCTCCTCGTCGGGACCGATGGCAAGGAGAAGATGTCGAAGAGCCTCGGCAACTGTGTGGGCATCACGGACGAGCCCGCAGATGTCTTCGGCAAGATCATGAGCATCTCCGACGAGTGCATGCTCGACTACGTCGGCATCCTCTCGTTAGGCGAGTGGCCGGAGGTGGAAGCCGGCGCGGCGGAGCAGCGCGCGGGGCGGGGTGCGCCGATGGAGCTCAAGCAGGCTCTCGCGGGCCGTGTCGTGGAGAGGTTGCACGGCCGCGACGCGGCAGTGGACGCGCGCGAGCACTTCCGTCGGGTCGTTCAGTCGCGAGGCGTGCCCGAGGACGTTCCCGAGACGCGTCTCCCGCTCGGCGGCGGTCCGGACCTGGGGCTCCTCGAGGTGCTCGAGGCGGTCGGTCTCGCGTCGAGCCGGAGCGACGCGCGGCGGCTCGTCCAGCAGGGCGCCGTCCACGTCGACGGTGAGCCACAACGGGACGCCCACGCGCGGCTGGGGCCCGGGCCCTACCTGCTGAGAGCCGGCAAGCGGCGCTACGCTCGAGTTTGGCTCGACTGA
- the gltB gene encoding glutamate synthase large subunit translates to MSEFGLPRKQGLYDPANEHDACGVGFVAHIKGAKSHDIVEMGLETLRNLEHRGACGCDPDSGDGAGILIQMPDAFLRRETRALGIELPEAGAYACAMVFLALDESAATAQKAEFERIVREEGQRVLGWRAVPNSPAAIGPVAREGLPRIEQLFIGAADGVRELAFERKLYVIRRLVEKANASDEHFFYVPSCSSRTLVYTGMLISRQIHDFFPDLADPALVSAIALVHSRYSTNTMPTWSLAHPFRYLAHNGEINTLRGNRNWMLAREGTMASDAFGDDLHKLYPIMRDGASDSAQFDNALEFLVLTGRELPEAILMMIPEAWENRDDMDPDLLAYYEYHSFLMEPWDGPASIGFSDGKLIGAVLDRNGLRPSRYIVTKDDIVVMASEVGVIEIEPERVLQKERLHPGKIFCIDLEEGRIIEDAEIKRRYVERRPYREWVERNRLVLSDLPTAEVPVEHGNPEQRFTLQQAFGYTIEDMKILLGPMAEQGKWPIGSMGNDEALACLSDRPRLLYHYFKQLFAQVTNPAMDSINERPVMALYSTLGAERNLLEETEAHARMIRIEHPVVTNEELERLRQIRADGFRSVTLPCLFKVADGGDGLRGALDALCAAAEQAVRDGANILILSDRGVGPDLAPIPMLLATGAVHHHLIRKALRTSCGLVCETGEAREVAHVALLIGYGAAAVNPYLAIETIEEIVEDGVYVAAGLDRDEAIHNFVYANDKGLLKTFAKMGISTLASYRGAQIFEAVGLDRALVDRCFAGTASRVSGVSYDVIARECAMRHERAFPGDAYAYPELDAGGSYQWRARGERHTFNPDTVSRLQIAVKRGSYEDYKAFSKAADGEAESACTLRGLFTFKEDRPPVPLDEVEPASEIAKRFCTGAMSYGSISLEAHQSLAIAMNRLGGKSNTGEGGEDPDRFTPDANGDLRRSAIKQVASGRFGVTSHYLVNADELQIKIAQGAKPGEGGELPGHKVNETIARVRHSTPGVGLISPPPHHDIYSIEDLAQLIYDLKNANRYARVSVKLVSETGVGTIAAGVSKGKADGVLISGHDGGTGASPQASIKYAGLPWELGLAETQQTLVLNDLRGRIRVQTDGGLKTGRDVVIAALLGADEFGFATAPLVALGCILMRVCHLNTCPVGIATQDPELRKRFAGQPESVVRYLLFIAQEAREYMAKLGYRTVDEMVGRVERLDVNRAASHWKSRGLDFSDLFHKPDVPHSIHNDSGQTLARELESVLDMQLLERARPALERGEKVVIELPIRNTDRTVGTILGSEVSRKYGAEGLPEDTITMRFKGSAGQSLGAFCTSGLTFEVDGDTNDYCGKGLCGGRIVVRVPAGATFDPSTSIITGNVVLYGATSGEAYFQGIAGERFAVRNSGANAVVEGVGDHGCEYMTGGRVIVIGPTGRNFAAGMSGGIAYVLDEDGRFASRVNPVTVELDPLENEDIELIQRMLRRHFQYTRSRKADEVLRKWDAMAPKFVKVFPQDYKRAQSERIAAESGNG, encoded by the coding sequence ATGAGCGAATTCGGTCTTCCGCGCAAGCAGGGCCTCTACGACCCGGCGAACGAGCACGACGCGTGCGGCGTCGGCTTCGTCGCGCACATCAAGGGCGCGAAGTCGCACGACATCGTCGAGATGGGCCTCGAGACGCTGCGCAACCTCGAACATCGCGGCGCGTGCGGCTGCGATCCGGATTCGGGCGACGGCGCCGGCATCCTGATCCAGATGCCCGACGCGTTCCTGCGGCGCGAGACGCGGGCGCTCGGCATCGAGCTTCCCGAGGCCGGCGCCTACGCCTGCGCGATGGTGTTCCTCGCGCTCGACGAGAGCGCGGCGACTGCGCAGAAGGCGGAGTTCGAGCGCATCGTGCGCGAGGAAGGCCAGCGCGTGCTGGGCTGGCGCGCGGTTCCGAACTCTCCCGCCGCGATCGGTCCGGTCGCGCGCGAAGGGCTGCCGCGCATCGAGCAGCTGTTCATCGGCGCCGCCGACGGCGTCCGCGAGCTCGCGTTCGAGCGCAAGCTGTACGTGATCCGTCGCCTGGTCGAGAAGGCGAACGCGAGCGACGAGCACTTCTTCTACGTGCCGAGCTGCTCGAGCCGCACGCTCGTCTACACGGGCATGCTGATCTCGCGGCAGATCCACGACTTCTTCCCGGACCTCGCCGACCCGGCGCTCGTGTCCGCGATCGCGCTCGTCCACTCCCGCTACAGCACGAACACGATGCCGACGTGGTCGCTCGCGCATCCGTTCCGGTACCTCGCGCACAACGGCGAGATCAACACCCTCCGCGGCAACCGCAACTGGATGCTGGCGCGCGAGGGCACGATGGCGTCGGACGCCTTCGGCGACGACCTCCACAAGCTCTACCCGATCATGCGCGACGGGGCTTCGGACTCGGCGCAGTTCGACAACGCGCTCGAGTTCCTCGTGCTCACCGGCCGGGAGCTTCCCGAAGCGATCCTGATGATGATCCCGGAGGCGTGGGAGAACCGGGACGACATGGATCCCGATCTCCTCGCCTACTACGAGTACCACTCGTTCCTGATGGAGCCGTGGGACGGCCCGGCGTCCATCGGCTTCAGCGACGGCAAGCTGATCGGCGCCGTGCTCGACCGCAACGGCCTGCGCCCGAGCCGCTACATCGTGACGAAGGACGACATCGTCGTGATGGCGTCCGAGGTCGGCGTGATCGAGATCGAGCCCGAGCGCGTGCTGCAGAAGGAGCGGCTCCACCCGGGCAAGATCTTCTGCATCGACCTCGAGGAAGGCCGCATCATCGAGGACGCGGAGATCAAGCGTCGCTACGTCGAGCGCCGGCCGTACCGGGAGTGGGTGGAGCGCAACCGGCTCGTGCTGTCGGACCTCCCGACGGCCGAGGTGCCGGTCGAGCACGGCAACCCCGAGCAGCGCTTCACGCTGCAGCAGGCGTTCGGGTACACGATCGAGGACATGAAGATCCTGCTCGGGCCGATGGCCGAGCAGGGCAAGTGGCCGATCGGCTCGATGGGCAACGACGAGGCGCTCGCCTGCCTCTCGGACCGCCCGCGGCTCCTCTACCACTACTTCAAGCAGCTCTTCGCGCAGGTCACGAACCCCGCGATGGACTCGATCAACGAGCGCCCGGTGATGGCGCTCTACTCGACGCTCGGCGCCGAGCGGAACCTCCTCGAGGAGACGGAAGCGCACGCGCGCATGATCCGGATCGAGCACCCCGTCGTCACGAACGAGGAGCTCGAGCGGCTGCGACAGATCCGCGCGGACGGCTTCCGCAGCGTCACGCTGCCGTGCCTGTTCAAGGTGGCGGACGGCGGAGACGGCCTGCGCGGTGCGCTCGACGCGCTGTGCGCCGCGGCCGAGCAGGCGGTGCGCGACGGCGCCAACATCCTGATCCTGTCGGACCGCGGCGTCGGGCCGGACCTCGCGCCGATCCCGATGCTGCTCGCGACGGGCGCCGTCCACCACCACCTGATCCGCAAGGCGCTCCGCACGAGCTGTGGCCTGGTGTGCGAGACGGGCGAGGCGCGCGAGGTCGCGCACGTCGCGCTGCTGATCGGGTACGGCGCCGCCGCCGTGAACCCGTACCTCGCGATCGAGACGATCGAGGAGATCGTCGAGGACGGCGTCTACGTCGCGGCCGGCCTGGATCGCGACGAGGCGATCCACAACTTCGTCTACGCGAACGACAAGGGCCTGCTCAAGACGTTCGCGAAGATGGGCATCTCGACGCTCGCGAGCTACCGCGGGGCGCAGATCTTCGAGGCGGTCGGGCTCGACCGCGCGCTCGTCGACCGCTGCTTCGCCGGGACGGCGTCGCGCGTGTCGGGCGTCTCGTACGACGTGATCGCGCGCGAGTGCGCGATGCGGCACGAGCGCGCCTTCCCGGGCGACGCCTACGCGTATCCGGAGCTCGACGCGGGCGGCTCGTACCAGTGGCGCGCCCGCGGCGAGCGCCACACGTTCAACCCGGACACGGTCTCGCGCCTCCAGATCGCCGTGAAGCGCGGCAGCTACGAGGACTACAAGGCGTTCTCGAAGGCGGCCGACGGCGAGGCGGAGTCGGCGTGCACGTTGCGCGGGCTGTTCACGTTCAAGGAAGACCGCCCGCCCGTGCCGCTCGACGAGGTCGAGCCCGCGAGCGAGATCGCGAAGCGCTTCTGCACGGGCGCGATGAGCTACGGCTCGATCTCGCTCGAGGCGCACCAGTCGCTCGCGATCGCGATGAACCGCCTCGGCGGCAAGTCGAACACGGGCGAGGGCGGCGAGGACCCGGATCGCTTCACGCCCGACGCGAACGGCGACCTGCGCCGCAGCGCCATCAAGCAGGTCGCGTCGGGACGCTTCGGCGTGACGAGCCACTACCTCGTGAACGCGGACGAGCTGCAGATCAAGATCGCGCAGGGGGCGAAGCCGGGCGAAGGCGGCGAGCTCCCGGGCCACAAGGTCAACGAGACGATCGCGCGCGTGCGCCACTCGACGCCGGGCGTCGGCCTCATCTCGCCGCCGCCGCACCACGACATCTACTCGATCGAGGACCTCGCGCAGCTGATCTACGACCTCAAGAACGCGAACCGCTACGCGCGCGTCAGCGTGAAGCTCGTGTCCGAGACGGGCGTGGGGACGATCGCGGCGGGCGTGTCGAAGGGGAAGGCGGACGGCGTCCTGATCTCGGGCCACGACGGCGGCACGGGCGCGTCGCCGCAGGCGTCGATCAAGTACGCGGGCCTCCCGTGGGAGCTCGGGCTCGCCGAGACGCAGCAGACGCTGGTGCTCAACGATCTGCGCGGGCGCATCCGCGTGCAGACGGACGGCGGCCTCAAGACGGGACGCGACGTCGTGATCGCGGCGCTCCTCGGCGCGGACGAGTTCGGCTTCGCGACCGCACCGCTCGTCGCGCTCGGCTGCATCCTGATGCGCGTGTGCCACCTCAACACGTGCCCCGTCGGCATCGCGACGCAGGATCCCGAGCTGCGCAAGCGCTTCGCCGGGCAGCCGGAGAGCGTGGTGCGCTACCTGCTGTTCATCGCGCAGGAAGCGCGCGAGTACATGGCGAAGCTCGGCTACCGCACCGTCGACGAGATGGTCGGGCGCGTCGAGCGGCTCGACGTCAACCGCGCGGCGTCGCACTGGAAGAGCCGGGGCCTCGACTTCTCGGACCTCTTCCACAAGCCGGACGTCCCGCACTCGATCCACAACGATTCCGGGCAGACGCTCGCACGCGAGCTCGAGAGCGTCCTCGACATGCAGCTGCTCGAGCGCGCGCGGCCCGCGCTCGAGCGCGGCGAGAAGGTGGTGATCGAGCTTCCGATCCGGAACACGGACCGCACCGTCGGGACGATCCTCGGCTCCGAGGTGTCGCGGAAGTACGGAGCGGAGGGGCTGCCCGAGGACACGATCACGATGCGCTTCAAGGGGAGCGCGGGCCAGTCGCTCGGCGCGTTCTGCACGAGCGGCCTCACGTTCGAGGTCGACGGCGACACGAACGACTACTGCGGCAAGGGGCTGTGCGGCGGCCGCATCGTCGTCCGCGTGCCGGCGGGCGCGACGTTCGACCCGTCGACGTCGATCATCACGGGCAACGTCGTGCTCTACGGCGCGACGAGTGGCGAAGCCTACTTCCAGGGCATCGCGGGCGAGCGCTTCGCGGTCCGCAACAGCGGTGCCAACGCGGTCGTCGAGGGCGTCGGCGACCACGGCTGCGAGTACATGACGGGCGGGCGCGTGATCGTGATCGGGCCGACGGGCCGCAACTTCGCGGCGGGCATGAGCGGCGGAATCGCCTACGTGCTCGACGAGGACGGGCGCTTCGCGAGTCGCGTGAACCCCGTCACGGTCGAGCTCGACCCGCTCGAGAACGAGGACATCGAGCTGATCCAGCGCATGCTGCGGCGGCACTTCCAGTACACGCGGAGCCGCAAGGCGGACGAGGTGCTGCGGAAGTGGGACGCGATGGCGCCGAAGTTCGTGAAGGTCTTCCCGCAGGACTACAAGCGCGCTCAGTCGGAGCGGATCGCGGCGGAGAGCGGCAATGGGTGA
- a CDS encoding lysophospholipid acyltransferase family protein: MRHLLDRWKRIAGTGASFALFGFGSLVIGLVVHPILRMAMRREDRERAVQRAIHITFRWFQAFMESAGVIEVDAASAASLAGAPGRLLIANHPTLLDYVLVVAQLPQADCVVKRSHWSNPFTAGVVRGAGYVPNDAGETTVAECARRLAAGRTLLLFPEGTRSPAGGLGVFERGAAHVALLAGCPTYPVAIRCEPRGLMRGQPWYDVPASRMRFSFAVGAPIASETAEASRGRAARKLTARYRAHFEKELGRSA; this comes from the coding sequence TTGCGGCACCTGCTGGATCGCTGGAAGCGCATCGCGGGTACCGGAGCCTCCTTCGCGCTCTTCGGATTCGGCTCGCTCGTCATCGGCCTCGTCGTGCATCCCATCCTGCGCATGGCGATGCGCCGCGAAGACCGCGAGCGCGCCGTGCAGCGTGCCATCCACATCACGTTCCGCTGGTTCCAGGCGTTCATGGAGAGCGCGGGTGTGATCGAGGTCGACGCGGCATCCGCCGCGTCGCTGGCTGGTGCTCCAGGGCGCTTGCTGATCGCGAACCACCCGACGCTCCTCGACTACGTCCTCGTGGTCGCCCAGCTCCCGCAGGCCGACTGCGTCGTGAAGAGGTCCCACTGGAGCAACCCGTTCACCGCGGGAGTCGTCCGCGGAGCCGGCTACGTTCCGAACGATGCCGGCGAGACGACCGTCGCCGAGTGCGCGCGGCGCCTTGCCGCCGGACGGACCTTGCTGCTGTTTCCGGAGGGGACGCGGTCGCCCGCGGGCGGACTCGGCGTCTTCGAGCGCGGTGCCGCCCACGTCGCCCTGCTGGCGGGCTGCCCGACCTACCCCGTCGCGATCCGGTGCGAGCCTCGGGGATTGATGCGCGGCCAGCCTTGGTACGATGTGCCGGCGTCCCGGATGCGGTTCTCGTTCGCCGTCGGTGCCCCGATCGCCAGCGAGACGGCCGAGGCGTCGCGCGGACGCGCGGCTCGGAAGCTGACCGCTCGCTACCGAGCCCACTTCGAGAAGGAACTGGGGCGTTCGGCATGA
- a CDS encoding cell division protein ZapA: MSAARRSIAVRISGNEYRIRSDADEDALQRVARYVDETMERIRTRTGAVDSLEIALLTALNIARELVELRGERAAAPPPEALRALIERVEAAVPSSGAPR, translated from the coding sequence GTGAGCGCGGCCAGACGTTCGATCGCGGTGCGGATCTCGGGCAACGAGTACCGGATCCGCAGTGACGCGGACGAGGACGCACTGCAACGCGTCGCGCGCTACGTCGACGAAACGATGGAGCGCATCCGCACGCGGACGGGTGCCGTCGACTCGCTCGAGATCGCGCTCCTCACGGCGCTCAACATCGCGCGCGAGCTGGTCGAGCTCCGAGGCGAGCGCGCCGCCGCGCCGCCGCCCGAGGCGCTCCGCGCGCTCATCGAGCGGGTAGAGGCGGCCGTGCCGTCGAGTGGCGCTCCTCGCTGA
- a CDS encoding glutamate synthase subunit beta, with product MGDVRGFLKHGRENTRYRSVEERLHDYRCVQEDFPRDVLQTQASRCMDCGIPFCNNGCPLGNIIPDFNDLVFRDKWEDALARLHSTNNFPEFTGMVCPAPCEQACVLGINQDPVAIKQVEWELVRRGWDEGWIQPVLPARRTGRSVAVVGSGPSGLAAAQQLARAGHSVTVFEKNDRVGGLLRYGIPDFKLEKVLIDRRVEQMRAEGVVFQTGVHVGVDLSVPELRKSFDAIVLALGCEKPRDLPVEGRSLDGVHFAMEFLPQQNRRVAGDEVPASEAILATDKHVVVIGGGDTGSDCIGTSHRQGAKSVTSLELLPTPPKGRHASEPWPLAKKYYFNVSSSHVEGGERIYAIQTTRLEGRDGRVTALHAIEVAFDRDELDRPIMSSMREVPGSEHVFPADLVLLAMGFVHPVREGLLAGLGVDLDPRGNVAADTRTFGTSEPGVFVAGDARRGQSLVVWAQWEGRECARQVDAFLMGSTRLQSRNAVY from the coding sequence ATGGGTGATGTGCGTGGCTTCCTGAAGCACGGGCGCGAGAACACGCGCTACCGAAGCGTCGAAGAGCGGCTGCACGACTACCGCTGCGTGCAGGAGGATTTCCCGCGCGACGTGCTGCAGACGCAGGCGTCGCGCTGCATGGACTGCGGGATCCCGTTCTGCAACAACGGCTGCCCGCTCGGGAACATCATCCCCGACTTCAACGACCTCGTCTTCCGCGACAAGTGGGAGGACGCGCTCGCGCGGCTGCACTCGACGAACAACTTCCCGGAGTTCACCGGGATGGTGTGCCCCGCTCCCTGCGAGCAGGCGTGCGTGCTGGGGATCAACCAGGATCCGGTCGCGATCAAGCAGGTCGAGTGGGAGCTCGTGCGGCGCGGGTGGGACGAGGGTTGGATCCAGCCCGTGCTCCCGGCTCGCCGGACCGGTCGCTCGGTGGCGGTCGTCGGCTCGGGGCCGTCCGGGCTCGCGGCCGCCCAGCAGCTGGCCCGTGCCGGCCACTCCGTCACGGTGTTCGAGAAGAACGATCGCGTCGGCGGGCTGCTCCGCTACGGCATCCCCGACTTCAAGCTCGAGAAGGTGCTCATCGATCGGCGCGTCGAGCAGATGCGCGCCGAGGGCGTCGTCTTCCAGACGGGCGTCCACGTGGGCGTCGACCTGTCCGTGCCCGAGCTGCGCAAGAGCTTCGACGCGATCGTGCTCGCGCTCGGCTGCGAGAAGCCGCGCGACCTCCCGGTCGAGGGCCGCAGCCTCGACGGCGTGCACTTCGCGATGGAGTTCCTGCCGCAGCAGAACCGGCGTGTCGCCGGCGACGAGGTGCCCGCGTCGGAGGCGATCCTCGCGACGGACAAGCACGTCGTCGTGATCGGCGGCGGCGACACCGGCTCGGACTGCATCGGCACGTCGCACCGCCAGGGCGCGAAGTCGGTCACGTCGCTCGAGCTCCTTCCGACGCCGCCGAAGGGGCGCCACGCCTCCGAGCCGTGGCCGCTGGCGAAGAAGTACTACTTCAACGTCTCGAGCTCGCACGTCGAAGGCGGCGAGCGGATCTACGCCATCCAGACCACGCGGCTCGAGGGCCGGGACGGGCGCGTCACCGCGCTGCACGCGATCGAGGTGGCGTTCGACCGCGACGAGCTCGATCGCCCGATCATGTCGTCGATGCGCGAGGTGCCGGGGAGCGAGCACGTGTTCCCGGCCGATCTCGTGCTGCTCGCGATGGGCTTCGTCCATCCCGTGCGCGAGGGACTGCTCGCGGGGCTCGGCGTCGATCTCGACCCGCGCGGCAACGTCGCCGCCGACACCCGCACGTTCGGGACGAGCGAGCCGGGCGTCTTCGTCGCCGGTGATGCGCGCCGTGGCCAATCCCTCGTCGTATGGGCGCAGTGGGAAGGGCGGGAGTGCGCGCGGCAGGTCGATGCCTTCCTGATGGGGAGCACGCGGCTCCAGTCGCGCAACGCTGTCTACTAG
- a CDS encoding beta-ketoacyl-ACP synthase, with translation MKRVVVTGTGAICSLGQDWSGVRAALRSGRSGVSANAAYGALDGLQTRLSAPVVGFELPASWSRKKTRTMGRDSAMAVRATECALLDAGLLGSPLVSDGSTGIAFGSTAGSPAALAAWAERFHARHTLSGIGANEYIRFMSHTCAANIAQFFEVRGRVLPTCSACTSASQGIGYGYEAIKHGQQTVMLAGGAEELGLIDVAIFDILFAASTRNDEPDRTPRPFDVDRDGLVCSEGACTFVLEEREHALARGARIHAEILGFATNCDGRHMTNPDAAGMERVMRLALDDARLAPSDVGYVNAHATGTDVGDIAESRATAAVFGNTVPVSSLKGHLGHALGACGSIEAWITIEMLREGWVAPTRGLERVDPRCGDLDYVRGAPRDLAVSVAMTNNFAFGGVNTSILLALPDAS, from the coding sequence GTGAAGCGCGTCGTCGTCACGGGAACGGGTGCGATCTGCTCGCTCGGGCAGGACTGGTCGGGCGTGCGCGCAGCGTTGCGGTCCGGTCGGTCGGGGGTGTCGGCGAACGCCGCCTACGGCGCGCTCGACGGACTCCAGACGCGGCTCTCCGCACCCGTCGTCGGCTTCGAGCTTCCCGCGAGCTGGTCGCGCAAGAAGACGCGCACCATGGGGCGCGACTCCGCGATGGCGGTCCGCGCGACCGAGTGCGCGCTGCTCGACGCGGGGCTGCTCGGGAGCCCGCTCGTCAGCGATGGCTCGACGGGCATCGCATTCGGTTCCACGGCCGGGAGCCCGGCCGCGCTCGCGGCCTGGGCGGAGCGCTTCCACGCGCGTCACACGCTGAGCGGAATCGGCGCGAACGAATACATCCGCTTCATGAGCCACACGTGCGCGGCGAACATCGCGCAGTTCTTCGAGGTGCGCGGGCGCGTCCTGCCGACGTGCTCGGCCTGCACGTCCGCGAGCCAGGGCATCGGCTACGGCTACGAGGCGATCAAGCACGGCCAGCAGACGGTGATGCTCGCCGGGGGCGCCGAGGAGCTCGGCCTCATCGACGTCGCGATCTTCGACATCCTCTTCGCCGCGTCGACGCGCAACGACGAGCCGGACCGTACGCCTCGGCCGTTCGACGTCGATCGCGACGGCCTCGTGTGCTCCGAGGGCGCCTGCACGTTCGTGCTCGAGGAGCGCGAGCACGCGCTCGCGCGCGGGGCGCGCATCCACGCCGAGATCCTCGGCTTCGCGACGAACTGCGATGGCCGCCACATGACGAACCCCGACGCGGCGGGCATGGAGCGCGTGATGCGGCTCGCGCTCGACGACGCGCGGCTCGCGCCCTCCGACGTCGGGTACGTGAACGCGCACGCGACCGGGACGGACGTCGGCGACATCGCCGAGAGTCGGGCGACGGCTGCCGTCTTCGGCAACACGGTTCCCGTGAGCTCGCTCAAGGGTCACCTCGGCCACGCGCTCGGCGCCTGTGGCTCGATCGAGGCCTGGATCACGATCGAGATGCTCCGCGAGGGCTGGGTCGCGCCGACGCGCGGCCTCGAGCGGGTCGACCCGCGCTGCGGTGACCTCGACTACGTGCGCGGCGCCCCGCGCGACCTGGCCGTCTCGGTCGCCATGACGAACAACTTCGCGTTCGGTGGCGTGAACACCTCGATCCTGCTGGCGTTGCCGGACGCGTCCTGA